The Cohnella abietis genome has a segment encoding these proteins:
- a CDS encoding glycosyltransferase family 4 protein yields the protein MKVAIDLTPIRTTGEMGGAFQLVVELIKGLAQTRKDEQYLLLTADWNHDFFEQYEKYGLQRVCVTTKPIAASKKRLIKRVIRKVFKLLNININIGSFRRRRLPLLKSKGVDVLFCPMSAINYKEPGIPTVSLIYDMQHEYYPQFFAGEELEHRRTFYRGIKEMADYVTCISQFTRNTFIEKLNFPSDKAEVIYISIQDRLQPDHSTSAEIVNRLELKGKRFAYYPANYWNHKNHHMLLVAFSMFLRQYPELDLYLVLTGSLLDEKDKFYDDLRRMGVNEKVHHFGYVKENEVAVLMSEAEFLIFPSLFEGFGIPVAEAMSAGTPVLCSRNTSLPEVGGEAALYFDARRPDEMVEAMYLVLTDNHMREKLIQRGHEQVKQFSNENMVNQYRNLLTVAANNKSSKGTYISGVHQDNWAGKDVLISFGDIQDKSILYAEIVVPAFVPYRNGKLKVIVNGKRKSYKVIAGESLVIKEELSIGASEISFVFYSSFCPKDLGMPDERELAVQIMKIHLLNKQTQEVIKALHG from the coding sequence GTGAAGGTAGCCATCGATCTTACTCCAATAAGAACAACGGGAGAAATGGGCGGCGCTTTTCAACTGGTTGTTGAATTGATCAAGGGATTGGCACAAACACGTAAAGATGAACAGTATTTATTGTTAACAGCTGACTGGAATCATGATTTCTTTGAACAATACGAAAAATACGGTTTACAAAGGGTTTGCGTAACGACTAAACCAATAGCCGCTTCCAAGAAGAGATTAATCAAGAGAGTCATAAGAAAAGTATTTAAATTACTAAATATTAATATAAATATAGGGTCCTTTCGCCGACGTCGTCTACCTCTTCTTAAGTCCAAGGGTGTGGATGTTTTGTTTTGTCCAATGAGTGCAATAAATTACAAAGAGCCAGGTATTCCAACAGTTAGTTTAATTTACGATATGCAGCACGAATATTATCCGCAATTTTTTGCGGGCGAAGAATTGGAGCATCGCAGAACCTTTTATCGTGGTATTAAAGAAATGGCCGATTACGTTACTTGCATTTCCCAATTTACACGTAACACCTTTATCGAGAAATTAAACTTTCCAAGTGACAAGGCTGAAGTCATTTATATTAGTATTCAGGATAGATTACAACCGGATCATTCTACATCAGCTGAAATTGTTAATAGATTAGAATTAAAAGGAAAGAGATTTGCCTATTATCCTGCTAATTACTGGAATCATAAAAATCACCATATGCTGTTAGTGGCCTTCTCGATGTTTCTACGGCAGTACCCGGAACTAGACCTATATTTAGTTTTAACAGGAAGTCTATTAGATGAAAAAGACAAGTTTTATGATGATCTTAGGCGAATGGGAGTTAATGAGAAAGTTCATCATTTTGGATATGTAAAAGAGAATGAAGTTGCTGTTCTAATGAGTGAGGCTGAATTCCTCATATTCCCTAGCTTATTTGAAGGCTTCGGCATACCTGTAGCAGAAGCTATGTCTGCAGGTACACCAGTACTCTGTAGTCGAAATACTAGCCTTCCTGAAGTTGGAGGAGAGGCTGCGCTTTATTTTGACGCTAGAAGGCCAGATGAAATGGTAGAAGCAATGTATCTTGTTCTGACTGATAATCACATGAGAGAAAAACTAATTCAAAGAGGACATGAACAGGTCAAACAATTTAGTAATGAGAATATGGTGAACCAATATCGGAACCTTCTTACAGTTGCTGCTAACAATAAATCCAGTAAAGGCACATATATATCGGGGGTACATCAGGATAACTGGGCCGGGAAGGATGTATTGATATCTTTCGGGGATATACAAGATAAGAGCATACTTTATGCGGAGATTGTTGTTCCAGCATTTGTACCTTACCGTAATGGCAAGCTAAAGGTTATTGTGAATGGGAAACGCAAGAGCTACAAAGTTATTGCTGGTGAATCACTCGTTATTAAAGAGGAACTATCAATAGGAGCTTCTGAAATATCCTTTGTGTTCTATTCCTCGTTTTGTCCTAAAGATCTAGGTATGCCTGATGAAAGAGAATTGGCAGTCCAAATCATGAAAATACATTTATTAAACAAACAAACTCAAGAAGTTATTAAGGCACTTCATGGCTAA
- a CDS encoding sugar phosphate nucleotidyltransferase: protein MKGIILAGGTGSRLFPLTKVTNKHLLPVGKYPMIFHGIAKLKEASIKDILIVTGKDHMGDVVNLLGSGKDFGLSFTYKVQDEAGGIAQALGLAEQFVGNDSMVVILGDNVFADSIASYVDNFRKQKRGAKILIQEVPDPNRYGVPEILGHHIISIEEKPQQPKSNYAVTGIYMYDAEVFEIVRTLEPSNRGELEITDVNNAYIKAGTLTYDELNGWWTDAGTYGSLMRANEMAQDVIFGEEFGKLKL, encoded by the coding sequence GTGAAAGGAATTATTTTAGCAGGCGGCACAGGGTCGAGGCTGTTCCCTTTAACTAAAGTAACGAACAAGCATCTGCTTCCTGTTGGAAAGTATCCGATGATATTTCATGGAATTGCGAAGCTCAAAGAAGCCTCAATTAAAGATATTCTTATCGTAACAGGCAAGGATCACATGGGGGATGTAGTAAATCTTCTTGGTAGCGGCAAAGATTTCGGTCTCTCTTTCACATATAAGGTGCAGGATGAAGCAGGCGGTATTGCACAGGCACTTGGATTAGCAGAGCAATTTGTTGGGAACGATTCTATGGTCGTAATACTTGGTGATAATGTGTTCGCAGATAGTATTGCTTCTTATGTCGATAATTTTCGTAAACAAAAAAGAGGAGCTAAAATATTGATACAGGAAGTTCCTGATCCGAATCGGTACGGCGTTCCTGAGATTTTAGGACATCATATCATCTCCATCGAGGAGAAACCGCAGCAACCTAAGAGCAACTATGCGGTAACAGGAATATACATGTACGATGCTGAAGTGTTTGAAATCGTGAGAACGCTTGAGCCCTCTAATCGGGGAGAGCTTGAGATTACCGATGTGAATAATGCATATATCAAAGCGGGGACGCTTACTTACGACGAGCTCAATGGCTGGTGGACTGATGCAGGCACTTATGGATCGCTTATGAGAGCGAATGAAATGGCGCAGGATGTTATCTTCGGGGAAGAGTTTGGAAAATTAAAATTGTAA
- a CDS encoding alpha/beta-type small acid-soluble spore protein: MARSNKLVVPECANALRQMKYEVAAELGVPINQYSTGGLDTEFAGELGSIGSVSYGKQYYGDLSSREAGALGGGITQRLIRQAQQTIV; this comes from the coding sequence ATGGCGAGAAGCAACAAATTAGTTGTACCGGAGTGCGCAAATGCGTTGAGGCAGATGAAATATGAGGTTGCAGCGGAGCTCGGTGTACCGATTAATCAGTATTCAACCGGAGGTCTGGATACGGAATTTGCTGGAGAGCTGGGAAGTATAGGATCTGTAAGCTATGGTAAACAATACTACGGTGATCTTTCGTCCCGGGAAGCTGGGGCACTTGGTGGGGGAATTACGCAACGTTTAATACGACAAGCGCAACAAACAATCGTGTAG
- a CDS encoding class I SAM-dependent methyltransferase — MEDIKEVEINKCWCGNEELEVFNDKYKKCMSCFTLINTPRQITSFYEVENENDDDAFYGKNYWMGHQTDDLGHPSIFQRSRKDLGERCLYWLQAVLKYKLPPGDSLEVGSGPGAFVQMMKSVGYDAQGLELSPWVAKYGSKTHGVKIINSRIEDVSDGIDAKDVIAMMDVLEHFTDPVETMSHVVRVLKDDGLLVIQTPCYNHMSYQEMLDANDPFLIQLKDQEHLFLFSKEAIAILLKQLDIRNIEFLDPLFPYDMFVMASANSLQALETDRITEFMEAKPDTRLILAMLDLFNEHRRVLAEAEERLKNNQIMERLLKVSEQDRTHRLESIQTLERMLGESEQDRAARLESIQTLERLLRESEQDRHARLETINSLEALVSEKTGGVKK, encoded by the coding sequence ATGGAAGATATTAAGGAAGTTGAAATAAATAAGTGCTGGTGTGGGAATGAGGAGCTTGAAGTATTCAATGATAAATATAAAAAGTGTATGTCATGTTTTACTCTTATCAATACTCCACGTCAAATAACCTCCTTCTATGAAGTAGAAAATGAGAATGATGATGATGCGTTCTATGGGAAAAATTACTGGATGGGTCATCAAACAGATGACCTCGGACATCCAAGTATATTTCAACGATCACGTAAGGATTTAGGCGAGAGATGCTTGTACTGGCTTCAAGCTGTGCTTAAATATAAACTGCCGCCCGGAGACTCGCTAGAGGTAGGGAGCGGTCCAGGTGCTTTTGTACAAATGATGAAAAGTGTAGGTTATGATGCTCAAGGTCTTGAATTAAGCCCTTGGGTGGCTAAATACGGAAGTAAAACACATGGGGTAAAAATAATTAATTCTAGAATTGAAGATGTATCTGATGGTATAGACGCAAAAGATGTGATTGCTATGATGGATGTATTGGAACACTTCACAGATCCAGTTGAAACTATGTCTCATGTAGTAAGAGTGTTAAAAGACGATGGATTATTGGTTATTCAGACCCCGTGCTACAATCATATGAGTTACCAAGAAATGCTTGACGCTAACGATCCGTTCCTTATACAACTTAAGGATCAGGAGCATCTTTTTTTGTTTAGCAAAGAAGCAATAGCGATACTCCTTAAGCAACTTGATATACGAAATATTGAGTTTCTAGATCCGTTATTTCCTTATGATATGTTCGTAATGGCTAGTGCTAATTCTCTGCAGGCTTTGGAAACTGATAGAATTACGGAGTTTATGGAGGCTAAGCCAGATACTCGTTTAATATTGGCGATGCTTGATCTGTTTAATGAACATAGGAGAGTTCTAGCAGAAGCAGAAGAACGGCTGAAAAACAACCAAATAATGGAGCGTTTACTAAAGGTATCTGAGCAGGACAGAACTCATCGACTAGAATCAATTCAAACGTTGGAACGGATGCTTGGGGAATCTGAACAGGATCGCGCAGCACGGTTAGAATCAATTCAAACGTTGGAACGGTTACTTAGGGAATCTGAACAAGACCGACATGCACGGCTTGAAACTATAAACTCTTTGGAAGCTCTTGTGAGTGAGAAGACAGGTGGGGTGAAGAAGTGA
- the rfbC gene encoding dTDP-4-dehydrorhamnose 3,5-epimerase, giving the protein MKIVEGKLAGVKLIEPVVFEDNRGFFMESYHADRFASLGITVSFLQDNHSLSKHKGVLRGLHYQLLPKGQSKLVRVTTGAIYDVVVDIREGSPTFGQWEGFELTAENKRQLFIPQGFAHGFCTILPNTEVLYKVDGLYSAEHDRGIAWNDPAIGISWPVEQPILSDKDSKHPLLADAEINFVNKG; this is encoded by the coding sequence ATGAAAATTGTAGAAGGAAAACTAGCAGGTGTAAAACTGATTGAACCAGTTGTATTTGAAGATAATCGGGGATTCTTTATGGAAAGCTATCATGCAGATCGTTTCGCTTCATTAGGGATTACCGTGAGCTTTCTCCAAGACAATCATTCTTTATCTAAGCATAAGGGAGTTCTACGTGGGCTTCATTATCAATTGCTACCAAAGGGTCAAAGCAAGCTTGTGAGGGTTACTACCGGTGCTATTTATGACGTTGTAGTAGATATTAGGGAAGGCTCACCAACTTTCGGGCAATGGGAAGGGTTTGAACTGACTGCTGAAAACAAACGTCAGCTATTTATACCTCAAGGCTTTGCTCATGGCTTCTGTACTATTCTACCCAACACAGAAGTTCTTTATAAAGTAGATGGCTTATACTCAGCCGAGCATGATCGAGGTATTGCTTGGAATGATCCAGCTATTGGTATCAGTTGGCCTGTTGAGCAACCTATTCTTTCAGATAAAGATTCAAAACATCCGTTGCTAGCTGATGCAGAGATTAATTTCGTAAATAAAGGGTGA
- the rfbD gene encoding dTDP-4-dehydrorhamnose reductase: protein MHEGKITLLVTGANGQLGQELIRLGDERINIIGCVRTQLDVTNLLQCREVVATVRPDAIIHAGAYTAVDKAETESDEAYRINALGTRNLALAANEHGSKLCYISTDYVFDGTASQPYNEYDNTNPQSIYGKSKRAGEVLLQSLGHRYFIVRTSWVYGKYGNNFVKTMLKLASERDSVSVVHDQFGSPTYTYDLGRFLIDLVQTEAYGIYHASNTGACTWYEFAQAIFEESNLAMRTEPCTTEQFPRPAPRPAYSVMDHSAIRQNGFTDLRPWREGLQAFLKELDT from the coding sequence ATGCACGAAGGCAAGATTACACTGCTAGTTACAGGTGCCAACGGACAACTAGGACAAGAGCTGATTAGGCTTGGAGATGAGCGGATTAACATTATCGGGTGTGTCCGTACACAACTAGATGTGACTAACTTATTACAATGTCGTGAAGTGGTTGCTACCGTTCGCCCAGATGCAATTATTCATGCAGGAGCTTATACCGCTGTCGATAAAGCAGAGACAGAATCGGATGAGGCATATCGAATTAATGCCCTAGGCACGCGTAATCTTGCCCTTGCTGCTAATGAGCATGGGTCAAAGCTGTGTTATATTAGCACGGACTATGTTTTTGATGGAACTGCTTCACAGCCCTATAACGAATATGACAATACTAATCCTCAGTCGATATATGGAAAGTCTAAGCGAGCGGGAGAGGTGCTTCTGCAATCGCTAGGTCATCGTTATTTTATCGTGAGAACGTCCTGGGTATATGGAAAATACGGTAATAATTTTGTGAAAACGATGCTAAAGCTAGCTTCGGAACGTGACTCGGTATCCGTTGTTCATGATCAGTTTGGTTCTCCTACGTATACGTACGATTTAGGACGTTTCCTTATTGACCTTGTTCAAACAGAAGCATATGGTATTTATCATGCTTCGAATACTGGAGCTTGTACTTGGTATGAGTTTGCTCAAGCGATTTTTGAAGAGAGTAACCTAGCCATGAGAACAGAACCATGCACAACAGAGCAGTTTCCTCGTCCTGCGCCCCGTCCTGCTTACTCGGTAATGGATCATTCGGCTATTCGTCAGAATGGGTTTACAGATTTGCGTCCTTGGCGGGAGGGGCTTCAAGCATTCTTGAAGGAACTTGATACATGA
- the metK gene encoding methionine adenosyltransferase, producing the protein MSIKGRHLFTSESVTEGHPDKICDQISDAVLDAFLEVDPYARVACEVSVATGLVLVIGEISSKADFVDISAIARRTIKEIGYTRAKYGFDSSTCAVLTSLNEQSADIAQGVNAALESRDGKDIQQENEDIGAGDQGLMFGFASNETPELMPLPIALAHRLSRRLAEVRKNGTLGYLRPDGKTQVTVQYEDGKPVRVDAIVVSTQHSEDITLEQIQSDIREHVIYPEVPAEWLDENTKFFINPTGRFVIGGPQGDAGLTGRKIIVDTYGGYARHGGGAFSGKDPTKVDRSAAYAARYVAKNIVAAGLADKCEIQLAYAIGVASPVSVNVDTYGTGKVEEEKLVELIVNNFDLRPAGIIKMLDLRRPIYRQTAAYGHFGRTDVDLPWERLDRVEALKQGAQA; encoded by the coding sequence TTGTCGATAAAAGGCCGGCATCTCTTCACATCCGAATCGGTCACTGAAGGCCATCCGGATAAGATATGCGATCAAATCTCAGACGCGGTATTGGATGCTTTCCTAGAAGTAGACCCTTACGCTCGTGTAGCCTGCGAAGTATCCGTAGCTACTGGACTTGTACTTGTTATAGGTGAAATAAGCAGTAAAGCTGATTTTGTAGATATATCCGCCATCGCGCGTCGCACGATTAAGGAAATTGGTTATACACGTGCTAAATATGGTTTCGACTCCAGCACATGCGCTGTATTAACATCACTGAACGAACAGTCTGCTGACATTGCGCAAGGCGTTAACGCAGCTCTGGAAAGCCGTGATGGCAAAGATATTCAGCAAGAGAATGAGGATATCGGTGCAGGGGATCAAGGTCTTATGTTTGGCTTTGCATCGAATGAAACACCGGAACTAATGCCGCTTCCGATTGCATTAGCTCACCGCTTGTCCCGTCGCTTGGCCGAGGTGCGCAAAAATGGCACACTTGGCTACTTACGTCCAGATGGTAAAACTCAAGTAACCGTTCAATATGAAGATGGTAAACCAGTTCGTGTGGATGCGATTGTCGTCTCAACACAGCATTCCGAGGATATTACATTGGAGCAGATCCAAAGTGATATTCGCGAGCATGTTATTTATCCGGAGGTTCCTGCTGAGTGGCTAGATGAGAATACCAAATTCTTCATTAATCCAACAGGTCGTTTCGTTATCGGCGGACCGCAAGGTGATGCAGGGTTAACTGGCCGTAAAATCATTGTTGATACTTATGGTGGATATGCTCGCCACGGTGGCGGTGCTTTCTCTGGTAAGGATCCTACAAAGGTTGACCGTTCCGCGGCATATGCTGCTCGATACGTGGCGAAGAACATTGTTGCTGCTGGTCTTGCTGATAAATGTGAGATTCAGCTTGCCTACGCCATTGGTGTAGCAAGTCCAGTTTCCGTTAACGTTGATACTTATGGTACTGGTAAAGTTGAGGAAGAGAAGCTTGTTGAACTTATCGTTAATAACTTCGATCTTCGTCCTGCTGGTATCATTAAAATGCTTGATCTTCGTCGCCCGATTTATCGTCAGACTGCAGCTTATGGCCACTTTGGTCGCACGGATGTTGATCTTCCGTGGGAACGCTTGGACAGAGTTGAAGCTTTGAAACAAGGCGCTCAAGCATAG
- a CDS encoding glycosyltransferase family 2 protein translates to MEFTIQVSVIIPTLNAASYLNGLLTRLLDQSVVLNEIIVVDSMSNDNTIEVAQRLGATVLSIDRSSFDHGATRNFAASHAKGDILVYITQDALPSGYHFIEELIAPFEDSQVVAAYGRQVARPEADPIERMTREFNYSMKPIRKSMADVNRYGIKTFFFTNVCSAMRKDFFDKVGGFPEPIISNEDMIFAAKCILQGYSIVYTPKASVVHSHHFTLMQQFRRHFDIGVSLRMNEWLFQYAKPEGEGVRLIKTQLKHLMTARLWMWIPRWAAETVVKYSGYRLGLSYKRIPRKMLKKCSMQRSFW, encoded by the coding sequence GTGGAGTTTACTATACAGGTTTCTGTCATAATACCTACATTGAATGCTGCCTCTTATCTGAATGGACTTTTAACCAGATTACTTGATCAATCAGTTGTCCTGAATGAAATCATAGTGGTGGATTCCATGTCAAATGATAATACCATCGAAGTGGCGCAACGCTTGGGTGCTACTGTATTGTCCATTGATCGTAGTTCTTTTGATCATGGTGCTACTCGCAACTTTGCTGCTTCACATGCTAAGGGGGACATACTTGTATATATAACACAAGATGCCCTTCCTTCTGGGTATCACTTTATTGAAGAATTAATTGCTCCTTTCGAAGATTCACAAGTGGTAGCTGCTTATGGTAGGCAGGTTGCAAGGCCGGAAGCTGACCCCATTGAACGGATGACAAGAGAATTCAACTATTCTATGAAGCCCATTCGCAAGTCAATGGCGGACGTAAATAGATATGGAATAAAAACCTTTTTTTTTACCAATGTATGCTCAGCTATGCGCAAAGATTTCTTTGATAAAGTGGGTGGTTTCCCAGAACCTATTATTTCAAACGAAGATATGATTTTCGCCGCAAAGTGTATATTACAGGGGTACTCAATTGTCTATACTCCGAAAGCAAGTGTTGTTCATTCGCATCACTTTACACTGATGCAACAATTTCGTCGGCACTTTGATATTGGTGTTTCTTTGAGAATGAACGAGTGGTTATTTCAATATGCCAAGCCCGAAGGTGAAGGCGTGAGGTTAATAAAAACTCAACTAAAACATCTAATGACTGCAAGGCTATGGATGTGGATTCCAAGATGGGCTGCAGAGACCGTGGTCAAATATTCAGGATATCGTCTAGGACTTTCTTATAAGAGAATCCCAAGAAAGATGCTCAAGAAATGCAGTATGCAAAGATCATTTTGGTAA
- a CDS encoding glycosyltransferase family 2 protein yields the protein MKAKITIVTPSYNQGIFLRRTLDSVFNQNIEGLEYLVFDGGSKDETVEILESYGDRLSFVSGKDGGQSDAVNKGLLAAHGEIIGWLNSDDVYYPGSIESVLKVFEENPDVDVIYGKADHIDENDLYMEDYYTEQWDYERLKEVCFLCQPAVFFRKSVVDTFGVLNKELNYCMDYEYWMRIGAKKPFYFLNQKLAGSRLYSDNKTLGNRKAVHEEIIVMLKGKLRKAPKKWMYNLSHVITEESGYTRANASDNYKFVKALVLTSMKVFLKYNRHIPLTDIRAMMSWLKHAYVAKREAKRNENRL from the coding sequence GTGAAGGCTAAAATTACAATCGTAACCCCTTCGTACAATCAAGGAATATTTCTAAGAAGGACCTTGGATAGTGTATTTAATCAAAACATAGAAGGATTGGAGTATCTTGTTTTTGATGGAGGAAGCAAAGATGAGACGGTAGAGATTTTAGAAAGTTATGGTGACAGGTTGTCATTTGTCTCCGGCAAGGATGGAGGGCAGTCAGATGCTGTGAATAAAGGGTTACTGGCTGCTCATGGTGAGATTATTGGGTGGCTTAATTCAGACGATGTATACTATCCAGGATCAATAGAATCAGTTCTGAAGGTTTTCGAAGAGAATCCTGATGTTGATGTCATTTATGGTAAAGCTGATCATATTGATGAAAATGATCTCTACATGGAAGATTATTATACAGAGCAATGGGATTATGAAAGATTAAAAGAAGTATGTTTCCTGTGTCAACCGGCTGTATTTTTTCGGAAATCAGTAGTGGATACATTTGGTGTCTTGAATAAAGAGTTGAATTACTGTATGGATTATGAATATTGGATGCGAATTGGCGCAAAAAAACCGTTTTATTTCTTGAATCAGAAGTTAGCGGGGTCACGATTATATTCAGATAATAAAACTCTTGGAAACCGCAAGGCTGTTCATGAGGAAATTATTGTTATGCTTAAGGGGAAATTACGTAAAGCTCCAAAAAAATGGATGTATAACCTTTCGCATGTCATAACAGAAGAATCGGGTTACACTAGAGCCAATGCTAGTGATAATTATAAGTTTGTAAAGGCATTAGTCCTCACTTCGATGAAGGTTTTTTTGAAATATAATAGACATATTCCGTTAACTGATATTAGAGCAATGATGTCTTGGTTGAAGCATGCATATGTCGCTAAGCGGGAGGCTAAACGGAATGAAAATCGGCTTTGA
- a CDS encoding glycosyltransferase family 4 protein, with the protein MKIGFDVSQTAEDMAGCGFFSKQVASHMILGDRKNEYFLYPMFYGYRHPNFKEAYHSEQPNVQSFFRDLSWHKANRIWSEVKDKDELLGNPDIVHSNNFSFPDGIKAKKVVTIYDMGYLDCPEYTTEANRLVCFEGAYAASLNADHIVTISNFSKQSFLKYFPYYPESRVSVIYLGNRPTLKWITDGDVFEQVKNKFELEETFWLGVGTVEPRKNYGMLLEAYAQLVAENQEKRPLYIAGGKGWMEDHIQDKVRELGIVDLVKFLGYVSDDELSVLYSNCFGFVYPSRYEGFGLPVLEAMSCGAPIITSNTSSLPEVAGEAGIYIDPDKVQELTQAMRRLSVESGLRESLIDLSKIQAEKFSWNKAADQLLEIYEKVMVEDSWNRADS; encoded by the coding sequence ATGAAAATCGGCTTTGATGTCAGTCAGACTGCGGAGGACATGGCAGGATGTGGTTTCTTCTCCAAACAAGTCGCCTCGCATATGATTCTTGGAGATCGGAAAAATGAATATTTTCTATATCCTATGTTTTATGGTTATCGTCATCCTAATTTCAAAGAGGCATATCATAGCGAGCAGCCAAACGTACAGAGTTTCTTCAGGGATTTATCCTGGCATAAGGCAAATAGAATTTGGAGCGAAGTGAAAGATAAGGATGAATTGCTCGGTAACCCGGATATTGTTCACTCTAATAATTTTAGCTTCCCCGATGGAATTAAAGCGAAGAAAGTCGTGACAATTTATGATATGGGATATTTAGATTGTCCAGAGTATACAACGGAAGCCAATAGGCTAGTATGTTTCGAAGGTGCTTATGCGGCGAGCTTGAATGCCGACCATATTGTCACGATTTCCAACTTCTCCAAGCAATCCTTTCTTAAGTATTTTCCTTATTATCCGGAGAGTAGGGTATCGGTCATTTATCTTGGGAATCGGCCTACTTTAAAATGGATTACTGATGGAGACGTGTTTGAGCAGGTTAAGAATAAATTTGAATTAGAAGAAACTTTTTGGCTAGGGGTAGGAACGGTAGAGCCAAGGAAGAATTATGGAATGCTACTAGAAGCATACGCACAACTAGTAGCAGAAAATCAAGAAAAAAGACCCTTATATATTGCCGGCGGTAAAGGGTGGATGGAAGATCACATCCAGGATAAAGTCAGAGAATTAGGCATAGTAGATCTTGTGAAGTTTCTGGGGTATGTATCAGACGACGAATTATCAGTCTTGTACTCTAATTGCTTTGGGTTTGTATACCCATCCCGGTACGAGGGGTTTGGATTGCCTGTATTAGAAGCAATGAGTTGCGGTGCTCCTATAATTACTAGTAATACGTCCAGCTTGCCAGAAGTGGCTGGGGAGGCTGGAATCTATATCGATCCAGATAAGGTTCAAGAACTGACTCAAGCTATGCGCAGGTTGAGCGTGGAATCAGGACTACGAGAGAGTCTTATTGATCTATCTAAGATTCAAGCGGAGAAGTTCTCCTGGAACAAAGCTGCTGATCAATTGCTAGAAATCTATGAAAAGGTAATGGTGGAAGATTCGTGGAACAGAGCAGACAGTTAA
- a CDS encoding glycosyltransferase family 2 protein produces the protein MEQSRQLTHRKPSVSVIVPNLNQGQFLEEALQSILNQPNLDIRIAVMDAGSRDESVSIIHKYESQLTYWRSERDEGQAAAINEGVKKLPNSDYICWLNADDVFLENGLTKMVQFLESHPNDVAVYSKAYITNVLNEVIEPYETEPFSVERLAHHCFICQPATLIRGKIWNELNGLNAELQMCLDYDLWWRLSKSGVFGYLSEFTACSRDHEATKTRNNKETHFNEAFQLLKNYTGRVPLNWCLSRAAEKQIQAPYVMRKILEKAWASYMYIKYRF, from the coding sequence GTGGAACAGAGCAGACAGTTAACTCATAGAAAGCCTTCTGTTTCAGTGATTGTCCCTAACCTTAACCAGGGACAATTTCTGGAGGAAGCTTTGCAAAGTATTCTTAACCAACCTAACTTAGACATTCGTATAGCAGTGATGGATGCTGGTTCTCGAGATGAATCTGTATCCATTATTCACAAATATGAAAGTCAGCTCACATACTGGAGATCCGAACGTGATGAAGGACAAGCAGCCGCCATTAACGAAGGGGTAAAGAAACTTCCGAATTCAGATTATATCTGTTGGCTAAATGCAGATGACGTCTTCTTGGAGAATGGTCTAACCAAAATGGTGCAATTTCTCGAAAGTCATCCTAATGATGTTGCAGTATACTCAAAGGCATATATTACGAATGTTCTAAATGAAGTCATAGAACCGTATGAGACAGAGCCTTTTAGCGTGGAAAGACTTGCTCATCACTGTTTTATCTGCCAACCGGCCACACTTATCCGAGGAAAGATATGGAATGAGTTAAATGGTCTAAATGCAGAGCTCCAAATGTGTTTAGATTATGATTTATGGTGGAGACTCAGTAAAAGTGGAGTATTCGGTTATTTGTCTGAATTTACAGCATGCTCTCGTGATCATGAAGCAACGAAAACACGCAATAACAAAGAAACACATTTCAATGAAGCCTTCCAGTTATTGAAGAATTATACGGGGCGTGTGCCTTTGAATTGGTGTCTATCCCGAGCAGCAGAGAAACAGATCCAAGCTCCATATGTTATGAGAAAAATCCTCGAGAAGGCTTGGGCCAGTTATATGTATATTAAATATAGATTCTAA